The window AACCCGACATCATAAGATTTAGGATAAAACCATAATTTGGTAACTCTGTGAGTCAGTTTCTCCTAGCTTCTGTCTATGGATGTCAAGAGTATTTTTTGGATCAGATAAAGTCATCATTGTGGGAAGTGCTGATCTTAAGTTAAGGAGAACGACTCATCACAGGAGCCCTGTTCCTGAGACCACACGGCTTTCTCTGCTGTGGGACAGTGGGAGTATGCCTACACATTATAAAGAGGTTGCCATCTACTGGTAATACTTTGAATTTCAATGTCCCCATTAGTATATGGTTCAAACGATACTTTTTTGGGATGGCAAAATATACAGATGTGCCAAACTCCAGTCCTAACCAATGCCCTAACGATGAAGGAAGGGGTAATAGGCAGTCCTTTCTGAAGGGAGATCCCTTGGGTATAGAACACACAAAAAAGATAGCCAGGATTATAGAAATGAAACTTTTCATTTATGTAAGCTGATTTCTTGCTGAGGTTGTACCCACTTATCTCTGAGACTTTAGGAGGGAACCTCAGATTACTTTtatattcagaaaaaaaatccctctatATAGAAACCAAATGGAAAAAAGCAAAATTCCACAAGGATTTTTTTCttgtatgaaaaaaaaattgtatcaTGTGATTCCCCATCTGCCCTTCAAGATGATATAACCTACAGTCACCAGGAAGAGAACTAGGCCTTACTTTGTGGTTTCTATTTAACAGTCTGCTAgttgatttttttcttgtttcattATTTGGGATTTTCTTGATATGAAATACACAGATGCTACAAATCAGTCATGAGGAATATTTTTCCTTCTGGTTTTTCCACTATTCAGTTTGGCCTTTCTGAAAAAGCAACCCTGCACAATGTGCATATTATTCTAAGGATCAGGTATGTCCTCTCACCCATTTCTCCTCCTTCTCACAGATACAGACCTAAATTCACTTTCTCACCCAGGCAGCTCCTGGAGGGGGATTCTGAGCGTCTCCTGTTGGGATAGCCCTATTCCAAAAGGAATATGAGGTGGAGAAGACTGCATCTGTGGAATATTCAGAGCCCTCGAACACATAAAAGCACACTCCCTTTTTAAATAGCATTACTTTAGGGACACTCCCAGATCCCTGTGTTGCTTTGCCTTCCAGCAGCAGAGCATGATAGTGGCTCCTTCTCTGTCAAGTCATTTCTCTTTTAGCACATAAGTCTGACCAAGCAGTCCAGAGAGTCTTCACGATGGTGACAAGTGGGACATTGCTTGGGAATGTATTCTGTTGCAATTTAAAAGATACTTCTTCTATGATCTTTCCAAATGCTCTTGAACCACACCACCCCTTAATCTACCACAGTTCAGTGGTGGAGAACTTGTTTTGCATCCATAAGGTTTCAGTTTCATTCTTTATATCTCAAGTTAGAAGAACTGGATAAGActttggaaagccaagagaggagTCAGTTGTCTGACACAGCTTCTTTTTTGTCCCTGGAAAATACCATCTTGGGCATGAACTCATCTAAAGCCAAAACCAAAGCAAGCTGGTGTCGAATGGAATGTGTGGTATGGAAATGATGACCAAACAGATAAGGGCCCTGGATCTTTAAAAGAGGCAATGTAATGACCCTTTCATCCTCACACATCAACCACAGAAAAACTGCAAAGAAAGTCAGGTTCTGTGTGTTTGTCCTTGCTGCTGTTTTTTAATGAATGGAGAGAAGCAATGGTTGTATCTGTACATGTCAGAACTGTTGTGGAGATGGCTGAAGTACCATGGAGTTGATCACTGGGCTGTCTGGATGGGAAGAAGAGGCCAAAGTTCTTAGCAACATCTCTCAAGGGAGGCCAACAGACCTGACTATATGCAACGACTAGCTCATGCTATCAGCACAGCTCTTCTGTATGGTTAAAAGGACTTGCATAGGATGGCCAGCCAAAATTATTTATCCTCTGCACTTCCATACATTCATCTTCTCCCAGTTGGCATACCATCTCCTTTCCTGCAAAATATGGCCTCAGAGGGAATGTTGCAGTGCATGAGAAGCTCAATAGTCATCCCATGGGCTTGTGCTAGCAAGAAGCTGCACATTTCCTTTGATAGCTCCGCTGGTTCAGGAAGAGTTGAGAGTGTGTGAAGTGCAAAGTCATGGGAATCTTTTAATAACACCCAGAACTGTTGTGACTCTAAAACTAATGCAAGAAGATGAGGCAAGATAAGGgcaaaagaaggggaaagagatgCAGGAACTGTGGGAAAGAGTCTTCATCCTTCTGCAAAGGATCTGAAAGAAACAACAGGAGAATGCAAAGGAATAGTTTGACTAAGCAGGACCAGGCATGGTGGGAAAAGATGCAGCCCAGGCTCTGATACTGAGCTAAAAGCTGCTCTTAACTATCAGGCTCTTTGGGGAAAGGGGGTTCTCAGCACCCTCCCTCCCATCTCTATGGTGAAAGCCCTAACTGCCTGGCAGTCAGCTAGTGCCCCACATTCATGTTAACTCTGGAAGCATCACCGAGAACTGCACCGGGACTGAGACATTTTAGCAGTATTAAGAACAACTGATAGATAAAGGAGACATAAAAGATAGGAAGAAGTTACGATTAGGCAGTACCGCTCACTGTCCTGTTGGAGATTTGGCAGCATCAAACATCTTCTTCCGGCCCTCCATTCCTGACATGGCCTCCACATTCTTACGCCAGTCTCCCACCTCCACCGGACGTTCCTGTGAATGGAACCAGGAATTTAACCCTTACACTTGTACTAGAAAGAGAACTCATTGAGAATATGTTCATACTATGAAATACAGAGCAATATATATTCTGTTACTGCCATACAAGCATGTGtcaaagcaggggtcattttgtagaaaaagagctgcaggaactcattagcataactcattagcatatgtcacgccccttgacatcactggaagtgtgtcattggcataacttatttgcatatgcatatgccacacaccctgacctcacctatcctggctgttttggactcaatcctagccattcagggccaaaattgggcccaaaatagcaaaaaggagctgaaaatggctgaaaaggggccaaaaatggtcagaattgggccgctgctgagcgggagagtgatccaccacccgtaagaggcccGAACCTGGCcgttttaggcccaatccaggccaaaatgggccccaaacagccaaacATCAGGTGAGCGGggtcacctgtcatgtgacctctttgtagAACTacaggaactgcgttcctgcgcgttccccctcaaaatgagccctgtgtcaAAGTATTAAGCATCCTGGAAATgttgatttctttttaaagttcctTGCCTTTACAGCTACAAAGATCAGGCCTGTAGGCAATGCCTGGTGAAATCTCATGCCCTGGAGGGGCAGGAAGAGTCATCGGAGCTTCCAATGATCAGTAAGAGATTCAGCCTTTTGCACAGAATCTTGTTCTCCAGTAAATGGCAGAGAAAGTATCAATTGTACACATTCATACAAATGAGTTTAGGCCTCCCAGTCATCAAGTTTATGTCAGCTGCCTCTCACTGCTACTCCTGGGCCCACTCAAATGTAGTCATACAAAAGATTAAGGTCTTTGCATGCTGTTGCAAATGCCCCAAGGTGAAGGCTTACAGAGGCATGCAAAGTCAATTTATTAATTTCCATTTtgtttatatctcacttttcttccaggatggaactcaaggcagcatacatagAGGTCCCAAGGGATCCCCCTGTACAGGAACCAGGAGACCCAGAACCTACTATAGAACCTATCTATTATTACACCATATGAATTGAATAAAAGAGCTGAGATGTGTAAACTATTGCACAAACACAACGCTGATTCTTTGACCAAGGCAGCTATGCAGCTGCTTGGGGTGTCATAATGAGGGTgcaccctcagagccaagctacaagtgacgccttgcacaggttggacgcttgtcagcttccctcaagttttgatgggaaatgtaggcgtcctggttttacagcttggctctccattacagctgcaagaccaggatgcctacatttcccatcagaacttgagggaagctgacaagtgtccaacctgtgtcaggcgtcacttgtagcttagctctcagtgttGGTCAAAGGAACAGATCTGGGCAGAGATTTCAGCAGTGGTTGGAAGTCCCTGAATACAGGCACTGGTGGTTGCCTGCTGTTAGGACAGCCAAGACCCCAGTGGGGGAAGAGGATTGCCTGCCCTAGATCCCACTTGCCTCTGTggctcagagtggcagcaggagaatttttttttttaatgcagcttTGTTTACTTATTGGAGGTTCTTACCTGAAGTGACAAAaattagctctaggaatcatggggaatttctggaaattcctagagctacccttccAGTAACAACTTCCGGTAAGTATACAAGGCtgcatttttttataaaaaaaaattctcccatgaTGCTGTCCTCCCACAAGTTGCCAGGCATAACCTAACAATCCTACCTATGTCCTGCACCACTGGCACCTGAGAGTGGACTAGATCCCTGCATGACTGGCCGCACATCCTTTTCCACTCAGTTTACTGTCTCCCTTCTGCTGCCATCCATCTAGAACTACTGTTTGGCCACTTCTCCTTCAACCTTCTTCTATTGGCTCACTTCTCCTTCAAACTGCTGGTCTGATCAGCTCCAGGGACACCTCTATGGTTACAGGATGGACATATTTGCACCAAGACCATAAAaaagaagccaggttcaggtagccagctcaaagttgactcagcctccatccttccgaggtcggtaaaatgagtacccagtttcctgggggtaaagtgtagatgactggggaaggaaatggcaaactacctcataacaaaagtctgccaagaaaacgtcgtgatgtgacccccccccaagggtcagtaatgactcggtgcttgcacagggggctacctttaacTTTATCTACAGGGGAGAATGACTGTTCCCTGGGTGATTTTTTACAATGAGATGCCATCAAGGAAATAACACTTTGTCTGTCTTTGACACGAATTTATCTTGGTTAGTGTCTGAAGAAATGTAAATTAACACTGATGAATGTTGtaatgataaaaaaattaaaaattatgttGCAGGAACTCATGTTATGCTGTTAAGAAACAAACAAGGGGAAGAGGCAAAAATTGCACCTTGCTTTCAGTGACAATGTCGAACTGTCCTTATATGCACTGGAAATGTACACCGTCATAACTGCAGCAAAAAAGACATGCTAAAGCACAGTCTTGAGACCTTCAAAACATCACAATGCTTCTTTAAGGTCAGTACACAACCTGTTATTTGGAAACGAGCCAGTCCAGCCAATTCACACAACCATCCGTGTGGGTGTGGCAGTGGCCTGAAAAGCCTGTATTTGTTGGCTTCCTGCCCACTATAAGCCAACTGAGCACAACTCATCAGCTTTTGGCACACATGTTCCCAGCATTTGACAGAGCGTGAAGAAAAGTGAACACAACGAAGATCAGGCCTTCATGCCTCCAGGGCCCTGGCCCAATTAGGGCCAATAAGTCACGAATGACATCATGCACAAGAAAAATGCACAGCTCCACCAGCTAAGAAATCCTTTAAGTTGAGAATCCCATACAGAACAGAAAGACCAGACAGAATACACCTCACTTCTTAGGCAGGCCTACTCAGGGGGGAGACACGCATACCATTTATTACAGTTGCAAACACAATTAAACCAAAGAAACTAAACAGGCACACGCATCTTGAAGATGTGTCAGCTTTTTGCAGGCTTTTCTGGTCCCCGAAACAGAGTTTTacacttttaaaatgaaagccaGCACTAGCAAGATGGCCAAACTTTAGCAACCTTTTCTATATGTAATAATAATTTACCCCACCCTTTCTCAAAACAGGTGAGATCAGTATGTATGATTCTTCCCTCTATTTTTTTcttacaactaccctgtgaggtaggctaggctgagagagaatgactactTCCAGGTGACCCAGGGAGTTTTTCAAGGTGTGTGAGTAACCAAAGTCAACATACACCTGGTTCATCATAAGCAGGCTTTGACAAATGCAAAAGCATAGTGGACTTGCCAAAAAATTCTGTAGGCAGTGGCAACAACACCCAGAAGTTCTTCAAGAAGCCTCCAGAAATTCAGGTGGCTGTGCAAAAAAGACCCTTGCTGACGTTCACTTAATTCAGCACGCTATAATAGCCATTAGCCACGCTATACTTTGAGTGTCAAGTTCTAGGCATCTTCTAGACCTTAACGGCATTGTTTAAATACAGGAATATTTGCCTGGAATTGAGCCAGTTCATTCTTATCAGGAATTTCCCTCATGTGGACTTTTTTAGATCTGAGTGACTTTATGAGCAATAGAGAGAAAAGAGCATGAACATTAAGCCTTCTGTTCCTCCACATTCAGCACTACATAACCTACTCATATGCACTGTGAGTTCCTTTCCttattatccagaggagttagccgtgttagtctgtagtagcaaaatcaaaaagagtccagtagcacctttaagactaaccaactttattgttggttctcttcgtcagagaactgtgattctcgaaagcttatgctacaataaagttggttagtcttaaaggtgctactggactctttttgattttccttattATGAAATATTCTTTATTAGCCTCTGAAGTTGGAAAGGCTGGTAtacagcccatctccccatctagAACTCTTAGGCTTGACTTTTCTGCCTAAGAAAATCTGGTACAAATTAGGAGAAACTTTGCTAGGCCATAATGACATTATTTTAGCCGGCGGAAGCACCTGAAAGTGGATGTGCCATCACAAGCACCTACAATCTTTCTTGTTTCACAACGTGTCTTGCCCCATCACATTATAAATCTCCATGCTCCCAGCCCACCGTGTGTTTCATGACCCATTGTGACTGAATGTTGTTCAAATGATTCAACTCATATAGTGTATCTTTCACTATATGGGGAAATCTTTCTCTAATTTAAGTGGCTCATCCTTGGGCATATATTCTTTGTATCCTACCATGTCAACGTTTACTGTCCTTTTAAAGTTGCCAGGCttcctggcaattgaaaaagtcAGCATTGTGAactccatgatgtcacttctggggaaaactctatagtaaaccacagagtttccagcagttcCTAGAACTACCTaatgttacttccaggttttcctggaagtgacatcatagtacATACAGTGCACCATCCCATgtctccaacacacacacataccagctCCTGCTAGTCATGTCTGGCAAGCCTACATCATAACAGTTTTGTTTATCTTTAAGAGGCCACAAGATTTGTCATAGATTTACCATAACATTCAACTTCTGGATACAAGGCATAGGATGGgtctccaagcacccagcccACAATGATTGTATATACCTGGGTTTCTGCAAATATTATTACTAAGATAGGGGTGACTTGCTTTGAGACCAAGTTCAGTTGCCGTTTTCTATGAGCCCAGCTTGAGCACTGGCCTTTAAATGTGTGCTTTAAGATTTGTGAACTGCCATAAATGAAGTATCGTATATCTAGTTCACAAGTGACCAGCAAAATTGGATGGAAGAATTCAAATGAGCAGATGTCCACATCATAGATAACTAAAACAATCTACCACAGAAGTGTCCATAACAATTTGTCTTGGTCTTTCAGCTGACAAAGTAGCCACTTTTTCTGTAACTTaccaatagggctgccaggtctccttacctcctgctggcagccatccttgcctgccaccactccaagcagtggcaggagaaaaataaaaaaggttggtgccctatggttttaccatagagtttccggcGATGTCTGGGAGTGATGTAGCAGTGCACAAGAAGTCATGGCCCTCCATACCCCCCCATGTCCCAACCCATTAATTGGTTTATTATGCCATTTTTTCTTCAGTGGTCCATCCCCCATTCCCAACTCTGTCAAGGAAGTTAGACTACTAAAGAATGTATGTGACtaatccaaagtcacccagcaagcttcatgacaATCCTCTGAAGAGCATTTGCTGAAACCTTCGTTGATTGAAAGCTCTCCTTTTTGTCGGCCACTCTTATGATCTGAGAAATAATGTTTATCAGTATGATCATCCCAGAAAGAAGACCTTAGACTGATTATCAAGAACAAATCCTGATGTAGACATCCTTCAATCTTTTTTTAAGTGTTATTTTTGCAACTGCTGGGTTTAAATAATCAAAGTATCTTAGGGAATATCCATAAGACCAGTTGTTCAATCCAAAGAAAATTAGAGACACGGCTTAACCTTCAAAAAGTAATATTTCAAATGACCCTGAGATCAGGATGTAGGATTTCCAGCCACCAACCTTTTCTGTGTCCTCCTTCTTGACAGACTTGAGGTTGGCTCTCAGGTCCATAGAAACTTTGTGCTTAGACCCAAGCAGAGCCCTCAGCATGGCGTCAGCAGAAACACGGACACGCCGCAATGGAGGCCGTTTGAATTTTCCCCGAAGGTCAAGCACTTTCAATTTCAGATCTTTAATCTGCAGCATAAGAGAATGTCGTTAGAAGTCCACACAAAGCCATAGTCTGTATATAAGATGAATTCCTAAGCAAAAAGCAGTTAGAATGAATCTGACCatggtggacaaaagttttggagtttgtgtcaatggcaaaacttactgcattgattagagaaagaatattagttaacttcttgactgaatggaaaccgtttatagactttgtgcatgaaatggataacgaggatttgatgacatctggatttatggattaagaaacatgaacaatagaaaaaagaggggggttgtgactaacctagaataagcgTGACTCTAGAGATGATATATACTtattgcggagaaaatcggaactcaacctgtagtgtaatttagggggggttctttttaattatatagatatatgtattgttagtgtgtcttacgtttagaatgttgtgttttttcttattctctatgtttattgtttatagtttatagctattatgttatgttttatagtttatagtttaaataaagaaaactctacctgaaaaaaaaaggaatgaatcTGACCATCTTCCTCTACCACAGGAAGTAATATATTGATATTCTGGGTACAGAGAGGGATCACCATTACATCAATTTTACAAgtaaacccaaatcttttttctCATACACATTGTATTTTTACCTCTAACAGAAAAATAAGCAGTTCCTTGGATATAACAGGAAAATCCATACACACATCAGACTTCAGAAAGAATAATTAAGAGTTATCTTTTTCATACCGCAGCACTCACAACTGGAACTGAGGAGCAGTCTGAAGCCTCTCTGTTAAAATATTGTTCCAGAACTGCATAGCAGTTCCAGAAATCTTCTAATTAAATTCCCATTCAAGAGAATGCTTCCCACCACTTACCTCTGAGCTGACTGCCCTAAATGCCTAGTTCCAAACCCAACTGTATTTCTCAGAACAAGAAAATACAAGTTTTCTATTAGAACTTAAGCAGGATCATTTTATTTTCTCACCTCCCGCGTGTTATGGTTACATTTTGCTTCAATGTCATAGCGTTCTTCATCCACAATATCTACTTTCTCATGTAGCTCCCTGCAAAGGTCCTGTACAGTTAAAAGAAAAAGTGGTCAGAGGGCATTTTCTCAAACACTTATGTTCTGTTTTGCTAGATTACTTCTAATCCAAAATCCCGTATCTATACCTTTTCCCATGGAAACCAGAAGAAAATATTGGTGAAAGGGAACTATTTTTGATGCTCATAAAAGAATATGAATGCTGCCCATTAAGGTAGTTGCAAAGCAATACTCCATCATAAGATATCATTAAAGGTGACATTTGAGGCTACCTTTCCCTCCAGATAGTTTCCTTAAGCACCTTTTAGGTTCTACCTCTGAAGTCTGAATGAAATTCTTCTTTCCTGCCTGTGTGAATTGAACATAGCACCAACTAGAGGCTTGAGCTGATCATCCTAGCAGAGTTCTCATTAGACCTATACAACTGTCAACAGTCATCCTGACTTCCTCTCAGTTGCCCAGACCAAAAATCTACCTGAAGCTGGCTTAAGGAAAGTCCACTCGTCCGCAGAGGTGTGACCCTCTCTGCCAAAtatctctccttctctccttgtTTGTCCACTTGCTCTTGTTCCCACTGTTCTTTTGCCTTAGCCAGCATCAAACTCTGAAACAAAGAGGCCAAAACGTTATGAAGGAGAATAGGATACCACTGCATGTATTTGTCATTATCACTGTTTTTGCTAGCAGAAAGTTAAGCCAGAGATACATGGAAAGAACTCAGGCCTCTCCTTAAAAGCATGAGGCAAAAATTATACATAATCCCCAAAGTTTGTGTGGAAGAGTTTTTTTTTATAAGCTTCATGATAGCTATGACAGGATAACTGGCTCATTTCCTCTGTTTAGACATGTCCAAGTAAAGGTGGAGTTGTTTCATGATGACTCACCTTCAAAAGGAGTTTGCGCGAGGCTGAGATCTTGGATTTCCTCTAAGGAGCAAAAATAAACAAAGACAGCCATTTTAGAAACAAACTTCTAATCAAATACATAACCCTGctgaaaaatcttttaaaaaggtaTCCCAGCTCTTACCTCCCTTCAAGAGTTCATTTGAGAGAAGAAAAAGGAACAGATGGGAGAAAACAGAAAGAACAGAATGAATATGAAGAATGTGATAAGAGAAATTCCACTCAATTATTTGCAGATTGTTACTGTGGGATTAACTGCATGAAAAGGTGATCACACTCCACCCCACTGCTTCTCCACAATCTTCCTGACAATGCAATCTTCAGCAGAGTTAGTCCATTGGACTtgaatggtcttagaagggtgtgcctcttcttcggattgcactgtaagaattcTTGTTACAGTATCCCCTACGCAGCCTCCTATTTGGACCTGTGCTGGGCCCCATGAACCTACTCCATCCCCTTCTCTCTCCATTCTAAAAGTGACAATGGTCACTCATGAAGAACTGGAATCTCTGAATTGCTTCTTCTTTCAGTTCTCAATGAACCTTTACTCCTGGCTACTCGGTCTGTTGGGTTGCTTCTGCTTACTCAAACATGCCCTGCATCTGGCCCAAGATTCATGGAATTATCCTTAAATTTTCCTTCCTGCTGTTGGTATAATCTATATTACCTGGatcttcccagccacaggcaCCAAAGTTTCATTTTCAACCTTGCTCTTCCTGATCAGGGGATAATGGGACCCCACAGCAGAAGTATGATTCATGGGACAGATTTCATATTCATAAACGGAGACCATAACTCCAGGAGAAGGAAAGGAATATGCCTGAGAAAAATATAGTTACTAGTCCTAGAAAAACAATTGCCCCACCCTCAGTAAACATGGTCATTCCCACTTTGGTAATCGTTTGCAGCATTTGTGAACTGGGTAAATGTTTATCAAACAACAGAAATATTAACTCCAGTCTGATTTAAGTTTGTAATAGGTACATATAGCCAACTCAGATCAGCTGTTTAGAACTCTCTGATGCCATCatactatgagcagaaccacaagtgacaaaaggcacagattggacacttgtcagcttccctcaagttttgatgggaaatgtaggcagcttggcggaatgttggacaagtgacagttgaaaattccattggacagcagtcagagagccaagctgcgagaccaggatgcctatatttcccatcaaaacttgagggaagctgacaagtgtccaatctgtgccttttgtcacttgtggttctgctcatatgTGACCCCTGTGGGAAGCAACCAATTGTCATTGTTCTGTTCAGATTTTGTATTATCATCACATAGACCGGGGGGCCCACATTGCCACCCATGGGCACAATGGTGCCAGCCAACATCTCTTCTGTTACCTGCCAAGTTCTTTTAAAAGTGTGTAGGGACAGGTTGGCCTTTTGAccagcagggtttctgattgCCTATGCAGATTTTGTAAAAATTGCTTtaacagcagctgccaccacagtacaaggatcttcactgcattacTGAAGGTAAACTGTGTATATGcacacaaatatttttaaacaatatatttgttttaagaggctgcctgttaaataaagcttttgcaTGAAATATTAAAGAGTTATGCGTAACTTTACtcactgacattttgtggttggctctgcctcctgaggcagccattttgtagttgcagcCACTACCttgggtcagaattccaaaggtgcttgcACGCTCAGAAAGGATGGGGACtctgacatagggccaagctacacatgacgaatgacacttgaacggcaagtggattgagtggagggcaagtgaacagggagaaatacacttgctgttcaagtgccattcgtcatgtgtagcttggcccccagacaaATAGGATTGGCTGTCTGGGGTCATGGCATCattgtgatccctgattggctgggcaaCCAGAAGAACCATGGTGCTGGCCCTTTCTGGGAACAGGGACACATCGCTTACATTTAGAGATCATTAAATTGTGGTGGAAAATAATTTAAGATTTCTGCAgaactctgctgctgttgccagtCTGCCTGCAGTGGCTTATGGCATCTCTGGAAACAGAAGGATGAAAAGGACTTGCTATCCCTAGATCAGGCGGCAAGGAAAAGACACAATGCTTTTGGCAAAAGATGCTTGTGATAAATGTTGAAATCCATATCTCTTCATGCTTGGAAAGTATAGATGCCTCTCTGCTATTTAGTGAGTGGTTTGTAGATCTAGTATAGGACCCTatactgcagtcctaaacagagttacactctttgctaaagtcaataggcttagaaagatgtaacttgtTTGTCACTACTGCCATGATGACTTATTTTCTCATTAAAGAGATGATCCATAACATACAAGAGTAGCTTATGAAAACTAAATGCTGCTGAAATCAAAATACTCAACAGATCACTTCATATCTAAAGCATTTGGCTTTCAAAATTTGTTGGGCGGGCAGGGGAGTAAGTTcacatttaaaatgtaaatggCAAAATGTAAATGGCAAATGTTGAATATTTGTGAATACTTCTGTCAGCTGTGCCACTTATACTTTGTCCTTGAATTATTTAGAAACTCACTTTAAGGATAAAATTAGACATGATGTTCAATATGGAGCTGCCATGGAAAATGGTAGCCCTGAAGTTCATTTCTTCCTGTCTATtactgttagtggtcagacttgcctTTATGATATTAAAAAgttttatgaatatggcaatatcataagctcctctctgtatgtgttttaaacacggAAACACTGCCTTGCTAGCCAGGtagaaaaatggaagccagatcctggctgggagatggaaaattactaaCATGTGAGATGCCAGGTGAGACCAGCTTTTggcccccacaccccagagacGTGCAAagattctaagggccaagctacacatgacgaatgacacttgaacggcaagtggattgagtggagggcaagtgaacagggagaaatacacttgccattcaagtgtcattcgtcatgtgtagcttggccctaaggcaataggttcttcctggagttcctggaTTAATCACCTTAACACACTCTATTGATCTTCCCTTATTCACTCTCCCATTCTTAGGTGAATCAGGGCTCTAATAGCCTTACTGACCCA of the Eublepharis macularius isolate TG4126 chromosome 5, MPM_Emac_v1.0, whole genome shotgun sequence genome contains:
- the TNNI1 gene encoding troponin I, slow skeletal muscle, coding for MLAKAKEQWEQEQVDKQGEKERYLAERVTPLRTSGLSLSQLQDLCRELHEKVDIVDEERYDIEAKCNHNTREIKDLKLKVLDLRGKFKRPPLRRVRVSADAMLRALLGSKHKVSMDLRANLKSVKKEDTEKERPVEVGDWRKNVEAMSGMEGRKKMFDAAKSPTGQ